The Acidimicrobiales bacterium sequence GCCGAAGGCGAGCCCCCGTGAGCCGTAGACGCCGGACGACCGCAGGTCGTGGAGGCACCATTCGTCGGCGCGCGCCCAGCGGTGGAACCAGACCGTGTGGTCGAGCGACGCGCCCATGTAGGGATGGTCCTCGGGCCCGTTCCATTCCGGACGGCCGCGAGGGTGTTCGAGCTCGACCGCCTCGGTCGCCATGTCGTCGCTCGCGAACACGTGGGCGAGGACATGGATCAACGGGTCGTCCGGCAATGGGCCGGGCACCCGGACCCACGCGCGGGCTCGCTGCTCGTCGCGGGGCACGGGCCGCCGCTCGAGCAGCGGGCCCCAGTCGTCATCGGCCAGCTCGTCGGGGCCGGCGACGGGGCCGGGAACAGCCAGCGCCGTCGCATCAGGTGCGTCCTCGTGACGTTGGAACGACGCCGAGAGGTTGAGGATCGCGCCGCTGGACTGGCGAGCGACCACCCGCCGGGTCACGAACGAGCGCCCGTCGCGGATGCGGTCGACCTCGAACCGGATCGGCTGGTCCTGATCGCCGCCCCGGATGAAGTAGGCGTGAACGGAGTGGGGGGCGTACTCGTCCGGCACCGTCTGGGCGGCCGCCCAGAGCCCCTGGGCCGCGACCTGGCCGCCGTACACG is a genomic window containing:
- a CDS encoding thioesterase family protein, whose protein sequence is MSQAITDFVALFDMAVHGPDVWVGPSAQYPWGRVYGGQVAAQGLWAAAQTVPDEYAPHSVHAYFIRGGDQDQPIRFEVDRIRDGRSFVTRRVVARQSSGAILNLSASFQRHEDAPDATALAVPGPVAGPDELADDDWGPLLERRPVPRDEQRARAWVRVPGPLPDDPLIHVLAHVFASDDMATEAVELEHPRGRPEWNGPEDHPYMGASLDHTVWFHRWARADEWCLHDLRSSGVYGSRGLAFGEVWGADGLHIASIAQEVLLRELKPRD